The Mycolicibacterium mucogenicum DSM 44124 genomic sequence TCAGGTAGGTGCCCTTCACCGCGATCAGGCCCGTGCTCAGCCCGATCAACAGCACCAGGATGTTCTGGGTCTCCCGGCTCACGACGCGCCCCCGAGCAGCAGCAGCCCGACGGCCGTCGCGCAGACCGTGGCGACCACCAGCGTCAGCGGCGCGAATCGCACGGCGAACGGCCGGCCGAACACACCGGCCTGCATCGCGAACAACTTGACGTCCACGGCCGGCCCGACCACCAGGAACACCAGCCGCGGCACCAACGGGACCATGGTCAGGCTCGCCGCGACGAAAGCGTCGGCCTCCGAACACAGCGCCAGCACGACGGCCAACAGTGCCATCGTCACCACGCCGACCACCAGGTTGCCGGCCACCTGCTCGAACACCCACGGCGGCACGGCCGCACGCAGCACCGCCGCCGCGCCGGCACCAACGACGAGGTAGGCCGCGGACTGCAGGAAGTCGTGCCGGGCCGCCTCGGTGAAGACAGTGAAGCGCGATGCCCCCTCGTCGTGATGGGTGGGCAGCGTGCGGGTCACCCATTCGGTGCGGCCCCAGCGCTGCCACAACAGCCCCATCACCACCGCGGTCAGGAGCGACGCCACGCAGCGTGCCACCACCATCTGCGGCTGGCCTGGGAACGCAACCGCCGTCGCCACCAGCACCACCGGGTTGATCGCCGGTGCGGACAGCATGAAGGTCAAGGCAGCCCCCGCCGTCTCCCCGCTGAACAACCGGCGCGCCACGGGCACCGAACCGCATTCGCATCCGGGCAGCGCGGCGCCGCCGACACCCGCCACCGCCACCGCGAGCGCCGGCCGGCGCGGCAGCCGGCGGGCCAGCCGCTCCGGGGTGAGGTATGCGGCGACCAGGCCGCTGACGATGACGCCCAGCACCAGGAACGGCAGGGCCTGCACGAAGACGCCGCAGAACACCGTGGCCGCGGTGGCCAGGCGGGCGTGGTCGGTCAGGACACCGCTGACCCACGAGCCCGACAGCGCCAGTGCGGTGAGGGCGATGAGCAACAGCTCCATCGACCCGGCCCGCCGCCGGCGCTCCGGCGCCAGTGTGGATTCGTCCCCGGCCATGCGCCCATCTTGCCGGGGAAGTCTGACAAGTCGCTCGCTACGTCGCTTGTGGCTGGGTGGGCACGACCGGGATCCGGCCCGCGCTCGCGCCGCCGTCGACCGCCAGGTCCGCGCCCGTCATGTACGACGACGCGTCCGACGCGAGGAACGCCACCACCTCGGCGACCTCCTCGGGCGCGCCGACGCGCGTGAGCGGCGCACCCGGGTGCCCGCCGAGCCCGCGTTCGATCGGCAGGTGCGCCACCATCGGGGTGTCGATCATGCCGGGGTAGACGGTGTTGACCCGAATTCCCATGGGGCCCAATTCGATTGCGGCGACCTTGGAGAAGCCGCGCAGGCCCCACTTGGAGGCGCCGTAGGCGCTGTAGCCGGCCAGCCCCTGCAGACCGGCCTGCGAGGACACATTGATGATCGAGCCGCCACCGACCGCCTTCATGGGTTCGACGACGGCCTTGGTGCCCAGGAACGGCCCGATCAGGTTGACGCGCAGCTGCCGCTCCCACGACTCGGCGGTGTGGTCCATGAGCGGTTCGACGGTGCAGATAGCCGCGTTGTTGACCAGCGCGTCGATGCGGCCGAACGCACTGAGCGCGAGTTCGACCGTTGTCCGCCAATCACTTTCGTTGCCGACGTCGTGCCGCTGGAAGCGGGCGGCGGCGCCGATCGACGCGGCGACCGCCTCTCCCTCGTCGACCAGGACATCGGTGAGCACCACCTGCGCGCCGAGTGCGGCGAACAACCGCGCCTCGGCCTCACCCTGACCACGCGCCGCGCCGGTGATGATCGCGACCTTGCCGGCCAGGTCCATGACTAGTCGCTGTCCTGGTCGATGCCGGTCAGCATGAGCTCGGAGACCCGGCGCGGGGTCTCGGTGAGGTACGCCATCGCCGCGATGCGCTTGGGCAGGATGACGTGCTTCTTCTCCTTCTCGACGGCATCGGCGATGGCCTCGGCGACCATGTCGGCGTCCAGCGGCTCCTGCGGGATCATCCGGAACTTGAGCGACCGTTCGATGGTGCGGCGCGCCGGGCCGAACGACCGGATGTGATCGATCATGTCGGTCTTGACCTCACCGATCTGCACCAGCGTGGTGTTGACGGGCTTGTTGCGAAGCTCGGAGCGGATGCCGGCGGTGAAGTGGCTGAGGCCGGCCTTGGAGGCGCCGTACAGGGTGACGCCCGGTCCGGTGGAGATGGCGCCCATCGAGGACACGTTGACGATGTGGCCGCGGCCGCGCTTGATCATCCCCGGCATCACCTGGCGGCACAGCTCCATGGGAGCAATCAGGTTGACCTGCAACAGGTCTCGCACATCCGCCGACGACGCCTCGTAGAAGCGGCCGACGCGGTCCACACCGGCGTTGTTGATGATGACGTCGACGGGGCCGTCGGCCTCGACGCGGCCGATCAGCTCTTCGACCGCCGCCGGATCCATCAGGTCAGCGGGATATGCCTTGCCGCCCAACTCCTTTGCGAGCTCTTCGAGCTGCTCGGCGTTGCGGGCGACGAGTGCGACGTCGGCGCCGCGGCGAGCCATCGCCTGCGCGATGTTCCGGCCCAGGCCACGGCTGGCACCGGTGACCAGAACCCGGCTGTTCCTCAGTTGCATATCCCTACTCCATTCAGTCAGACACCGACCCGGCGGAGCCCTCGGGCTCCGCGTCGCGACGCCGAGTCAGCTCATGGTGAGCACGCTAAACGGGGTGTGAGCCGAAATTCAGAGGTAGTTCCCGATCACCGAGACAACATGTCCGCTGGCTCACATTTTTGGCCTCATAGTGATGTATGCGACGTTTATCGGGCGAGGACAACAGCTTCCTGGCGTGGGAGAGTGCCGTCCAGCCGCAGCACACCATCAAGGCCGTCGTACTCGATCCGGCCCAGGGCCACGAGCCCATCACCTTCGAAGCCGTGCGCGCCGCACTGCCCGGTCTCGTCGACCGCGTCGAACCCCTGCAGTGGCAGCTGATGTCGCCGCGTTTCGGCGCCGGCCGGCCGTGGTGGATCACCCGTGCCCGCGGCGACCTGAACTACCACATGAAGCGCGCCACCGCCGCCGCACCGGGAACCGATCGCGAGCTCGGCGCGGAGATCGCCAAACTCTTCGAAGAGCCGCTCGTCCGGGACCGCCCGGCCTGGCAGATGTGGTACATCGACGGCCTGGCCGACGGCCGCGTCGCACTCGTGCTCAAGATCCACCACGCGGTGGCCGACGGTATGGCGTCGCTGAACCTGCTCGAGCAGTTCTACAGCCAGGACCCCGCCGACCGGCTGCCCGAGCCGTCGGCCCGCCCGGCGCCCGACGAGCACCGCCCGCCGACCGCCGAGTGGCTGCCGATGGTGGCGCGCCAGCAGGTCAAGTCGCTGACCAAATTCCCGAAGGTCTTGGCCCGCACGGCGAAAGTCACGCGCACCATCCAGAACCGGCAGAAGTCGGGCAAGCCCAGCTACGCCGAGGCCTTCATCCCGCCGGCCCTGCCGTTCAACGAGCCGCTGACCGCGGGCCGCGGCTTCGCGTTCGTGAACGTCGAGATGGATCAGATCAAGCGGGTGTCGAAGGCGTTCGGCGTGAGCGTCAACGACGTCTTCCTCGCCATGTGCAGCACCGTGCTTCGCGAGTACCAGGCGTCCCGCGGCCCCGTCGGGGACGACACCATGACCGCCGTGGTGCCGGTGTCGATGCGCCCGCAGGACGGCGACCGGTGGGGTAACAAGGTCGCCCGCTGGAACGTCGAACTCGCGACCAACATCGCCGATCCGGTGGCACGGCTGAAAGCCATCTCGGCGAACACCGCCACCGCGCGCGAGGTGCAGAGCGAGCGCGATGCCTGGCTGCAGCACGACTGGATGGAGTACTGGCCGCTGTTCAAGGTCTACTCGCGGGTGCTGCCGACCATCGGGGCAAAGGTCAAGAAGCGCCCGATGTTCAGCATGATCGCGTCGAACATGCGTGGCCCGCAGAAGACGTTGTACTTCGGCGGCGCCCCGGTCGAGAAGCTGATCTCGACCGGCCCGCTGGTCTTCCCGATGGGCATGAACATCACCGGCTGGAGCTACGAAGGCGGCATGCAGATCTGCGTGCTCACCTGCACTGACCAGGTCAAGGATCCGCACGCTATCGCCGACCGGCTGCCCGCGGCACTGGCCGAGCTGGTGGTCCGCTGCGAGACCGCGACGGATTCCGTCACCAGCTGATCCGGCTACGCAAAACGCCGGCCGCCCCTTTCGGGACGGCCGGCGTTTTCGCTTGCGGCAGTTAGGCTTTGCCGTCGGCACGCTCGCGCTGGATCTCGAGCGCGATGTCGATCAGCTGGTCCTCCTGGCCACCGATCAGCTTGCGCTGGCCGACACGGAGCAGCAGCTCGTGCGCAGGCACGCCGTAACGTTCGCCCTGGCGCACCGCGTGCTTGAGGAAGCTCGAGTACACGCCCGCGTAGCCCATCACCAGTGCGTTGCGGTCCAGCAGGCACTCGGCGGGCATCGCCGGGGCGACAACCTCTTCCGCGGCGTCGGCGATGTCAAAGAAGTCGATGCCGGTCTTGACACCGATCTTGTCGAAAACGCCGACCAGCGCCTCGACCGGCGCATTACCGGCACCCGCACCAAACCGGCGGCACGAGCCGTCGATCTGCTTGGCACCGGCACGCACGGCCTCGACCGAATTGGCAACGCCCAGACCGAGATTCTCGTGTCCGTGGAAACCAACCTGCGCATCCGAACCCAATTCGGCGACCAGAGCGGCCACCCGGTCGGCGACACCTTCGAGCACCAACGCACCGGCGGAGTCCACGACGTAGATGCACTGGCAGCCGGCGTCGGCCATGATGCGGGCCTGCGCGGCCAGCTTCTCGGGAGAGATGGTGTGGCTCATCATCAGGAAGCCCACGGTCTCCAAGCCCAGTTCGCGGGCGAAGCCGAAGTGCTGGATCGAGACGTCGGCCTCGGTGCAGTGGGTGGCGATGCGGCAGATCGAGCCGCCGTTGCCCTGCGCGATCCGGATGTCTTCCTTGGTGCCGACACCCGGCAGCATCAGGAAGGCGATCTTGGCGTTCTTCGCGGTCTCGGCCGCGATGGTGATCAGCTCCTGCTCCGGGGTCTTGGAGAACCCGTAGTTGAAGCTCGAACCACCGAGTCCGTCGCCGTGGGTGACCTCGATGACCGGGACGCCGGCGTTGTCGAGGGCGCCGACGATAGCGCGCACCTCGTCAGCGGTGAACTGGTGGCGCTTGTGGTG encodes the following:
- a CDS encoding wax ester/triacylglycerol synthase family O-acyltransferase; the protein is MRRLSGEDNSFLAWESAVQPQHTIKAVVLDPAQGHEPITFEAVRAALPGLVDRVEPLQWQLMSPRFGAGRPWWITRARGDLNYHMKRATAAAPGTDRELGAEIAKLFEEPLVRDRPAWQMWYIDGLADGRVALVLKIHHAVADGMASLNLLEQFYSQDPADRLPEPSARPAPDEHRPPTAEWLPMVARQQVKSLTKFPKVLARTAKVTRTIQNRQKSGKPSYAEAFIPPALPFNEPLTAGRGFAFVNVEMDQIKRVSKAFGVSVNDVFLAMCSTVLREYQASRGPVGDDTMTAVVPVSMRPQDGDRWGNKVARWNVELATNIADPVARLKAISANTATAREVQSERDAWLQHDWMEYWPLFKVYSRVLPTIGAKVKKRPMFSMIASNMRGPQKTLYFGGAPVEKLISTGPLVFPMGMNITGWSYEGGMQICVLTCTDQVKDPHAIADRLPAALAELVVRCETATDSVTS
- a CDS encoding SDR family NAD(P)-dependent oxidoreductase, giving the protein MQLRNSRVLVTGASRGLGRNIAQAMARRGADVALVARNAEQLEELAKELGGKAYPADLMDPAAVEELIGRVEADGPVDVIINNAGVDRVGRFYEASSADVRDLLQVNLIAPMELCRQVMPGMIKRGRGHIVNVSSMGAISTGPGVTLYGASKAGLSHFTAGIRSELRNKPVNTTLVQIGEVKTDMIDHIRSFGPARRTIERSLKFRMIPQEPLDADMVAEAIADAVEKEKKHVILPKRIAAMAYLTETPRRVSELMLTGIDQDSD
- a CDS encoding permease → MAGDESTLAPERRRRAGSMELLLIALTALALSGSWVSGVLTDHARLATAATVFCGVFVQALPFLVLGVIVSGLVAAYLTPERLARRLPRRPALAVAVAGVGGAALPGCECGSVPVARRLFSGETAGAALTFMLSAPAINPVVLVATAVAFPGQPQMVVARCVASLLTAVVMGLLWQRWGRTEWVTRTLPTHHDEGASRFTVFTEAARHDFLQSAAYLVVGAGAAAVLRAAVPPWVFEQVAGNLVVGVVTMALLAVVLALCSEADAFVAASLTMVPLVPRLVFLVVGPAVDVKLFAMQAGVFGRPFAVRFAPLTLVVATVCATAVGLLLLGGAS
- the dmpG gene encoding 4-hydroxy-2-oxovalerate aldolase, yielding MSTAPESGSIFSSDVFFDAAWDVRMTDTSLRDGSHHKRHQFTADEVRAIVGALDNAGVPVIEVTHGDGLGGSSFNYGFSKTPEQELITIAAETAKNAKIAFLMLPGVGTKEDIRIAQGNGGSICRIATHCTEADVSIQHFGFARELGLETVGFLMMSHTISPEKLAAQARIMADAGCQCIYVVDSAGALVLEGVADRVAALVAELGSDAQVGFHGHENLGLGVANSVEAVRAGAKQIDGSCRRFGAGAGNAPVEALVGVFDKIGVKTGIDFFDIADAAEEVVAPAMPAECLLDRNALVMGYAGVYSSFLKHAVRQGERYGVPAHELLLRVGQRKLIGGQEDQLIDIALEIQRERADGKA
- a CDS encoding glucose 1-dehydrogenase, whose amino-acid sequence is MDLAGKVAIITGAARGQGEAEARLFAALGAQVVLTDVLVDEGEAVAASIGAAARFQRHDVGNESDWRTTVELALSAFGRIDALVNNAAICTVEPLMDHTAESWERQLRVNLIGPFLGTKAVVEPMKAVGGGSIINVSSQAGLQGLAGYSAYGASKWGLRGFSKVAAIELGPMGIRVNTVYPGMIDTPMVAHLPIERGLGGHPGAPLTRVGAPEEVAEVVAFLASDASSYMTGADLAVDGGASAGRIPVVPTQPQAT